The window TTTACGCACATCAATTGGCTGTGGGTTGACACAGTAAGACACAACAACATTACAATTATCATCGAACTTAAAATGAGATTCCCCCACAATGCTGTGATATTTTCTGCCAAGTTTCAAATTTGTAAGCCACCCATCAGATTGACCATACACTCTCACTGCCCAATACACCCAGTCATATTTTTTCTGTAAGAAACTGAATAGGTTATCAGCAAGATCTTCACTGTAGCCATATTTGAGGAATTTCTGTGTATCAATttttgcctgtgctgcaaaattGTTTATGCAGTCTTCCAcagcagatttcattttcaattCGACTGTTTCCATCTTCTCCTTCCAGTACTTCTCTTGCCTGGATACATCTCCATTTTCCAAGGCTGTGTGAACCATTAATGCACTTATACCAATGACAAAAAGATATTTCAAATGTGCGCAGAAGTCTTCGACAACCCGGCGATTTTTTTCCCAGTAAGTCAGTACTGTTTTCAGAATGGCAATGCTTCCTTCCCCAATCACACCCTCGTAAAGTTCATGGAGATTGCCATCCCCACGGGTGTTGCTGAAGTGGTTCTTAAAtcgtttcacttttttctctctgtACTCAGGTTCTTCATTTAAGATTTCCATATACTTCCTAAATTGGcctttaatgttttcctcaacTTCGGAGAACTTAATATCCATGCCGAGTTTTTCAATTTCTTTACGAATATCTGTAAGATTTTCTGAGACATCATTCAGTTTGTCGCTGATTTTCTGGAGTTGATTTTTGACGTATTCTGATTCCGAGCTCTCCTGATTATCTAGAGCAAATCGTATGACTGCTATGGCAACGGAGCAAATTGGCACAGTCTCTCCAACTATTTCTAAAACAGCCTCTGCTCCATCTAGGAATCTGTTCATTACTTTAATAACATCATCCTTGTGATCTGAAAAATACTTCACTGCTTCATCCATGTTTGGTGATGTTAAACTTATGGAACAATTATTTGTGAAGTCACtggaagaaaaaaagcaaactattAAGAATGGCTGTCAGCTGAAAGATGAATacctttcaattatttttatgtaaGTTGTAAATATGAAGTTGACCTTTCCAGTGCCTAACTCCAAAGCCAACTCTGTCACTTGTTAGTCTGTTAGTAGCACATGAGCTCTAAAAAGCACACATAGAAGTGACCCCTGGAGGAAGAGGTCAGGGCCAGgattgagagagggagagacagagagatagacaAGAGTGGTGCTTACTGGTACTTTGGGAAAGGTAAGCAGGCAAGCCATCCCTCCGACTACAAAGGGGTTCATGTAGGTAGACAAAGGGTACCAAAACAGTTTTTGTTGTCATCtgtttgttttctactttgtttACACTGTTTGGCTTTAttttcaacaaagaaaaaaatgtcactttcaTCATATTTATTCATTGTATTGATGGGGATTGCGGGAAGGGTCCTTTTTATGACAACTGCAATGCCTAATGAACTCATAGTGTGCATTACTATGCTTCACGTAATTATTGAGATGACATGCTTAGAATCATACCGTAAAGCTGGtagcacattacatgacttctgatTGGAGGGGAtatcaaacttgatgactgcaaatgctgatctcatcacctgagCATGTCAGATTGCATGACTAGAAATTGCAGGGGCTGACAAACTAGGTGATTCCGTGACAACTTTTCAGCTCAGTTTCACATTTCTCTGTTTCTGAAAGGCAATAGCATACTCTCTGACAGAGCTGAGGCTGTATGCTTTGCAGGCATGTCAAGCTCAGTTGCAAtctcaggctttttttttttttcttttttttcattgtgtcatGCCACATAAAACGCAAAACATCAGGCACAGGGGTCTCTCTTCTGTCCAAAACAGCCGCAGTTCTTTTAGCTCTTAGCTACTTCATATGCTTTGTACTTCcagctgagtgctcattggttctcaactcCACCCTTATGAGTTAAGAGTGAGTCTCAGACTGCTTGGATtgagtcattgggtatgtcagactacacaacGAAGTGCTGGGAGTGTGCAGCAACTGCCTcagactcgctaagattatgtaaatgaaggctacgcctgaaaatcatgtaatgtgacagggccttACGTGAGTGGTGGTGACAAATGAACATGCAGCCTTTGGATGCTTACTGCTCATCAGCAATCACATTTGTTCACATTAATGAATATTTTAGCAGTAATGCAGATtcctacactgcctggccaaaaaaaaagtcgcacctggatttaactaagcaaataggta of the Erpetoichthys calabaricus chromosome 2, fErpCal1.3, whole genome shotgun sequence genome contains:
- the LOC114646145 gene encoding uncharacterized protein LOC114646145, with translation MDEAVKYFSDHKDDVIKVMNRFLDGAEAVLEIVGETVPICSVAIAVIRFALDNQESSESEYVKNQLQKISDKLNDVSENLTDIRKEIEKLGMDIKFSEVEENIKGQFRKYMEILNEEPEYREKKVKRFKNHFSNTRGDGNLHELYEGVIGEGSIAILKTVLTYWEKNRRVVEDFCAHLKYLFVIGISALMVHTALENGDVSRQEKYWKEKMETVELKMKSAVEDCINNFAAQAKIDTQKFLKYGYSEDLADNLFSFLQKKYDWVYWAVRVYGQSDGWLTNLKLGRKYHSIVGESHFKFDDNCNVVVSYCVNPQPIDVRKIQQTFRESKKNRNMWKLAEHIHSEVPKCVIHAIRQNSKIYEKTNFPDDCYCHEQQKNCYLYVHSA